A genomic stretch from Antarcticibacterium flavum includes:
- the rplE gene encoding 50S ribosomal protein L5 yields the protein MAYVPRLKQEYRDKVISALTEEFSYSNVMQVPKLEKIVLSRGVGAAVADKKLIDHAVDELTAITGQKAVSTISKKDVASFKLRKGMPIGAKVTLRGDRMYEFLDRLITSALPRVRDFNGIKATGFDGRGNYNLGVTEQIIFPEIDIDKVNRINGMDITFVTTAPTDKEAKSLLTELGLPFKKN from the coding sequence ATGGCATACGTACCAAGACTTAAACAAGAGTACAGAGACAAAGTAATCTCAGCTCTTACAGAAGAATTCAGTTACTCCAATGTAATGCAGGTTCCAAAACTTGAAAAAATAGTTTTGAGCCGTGGTGTTGGGGCAGCTGTTGCAGACAAGAAACTTATTGATCACGCGGTAGATGAGTTAACAGCTATCACCGGTCAAAAAGCGGTATCTACCATTTCTAAAAAGGATGTTGCTTCTTTTAAACTTCGTAAAGGGATGCCAATTGGTGCCAAAGTTACTTTACGTGGAGATAGAATGTATGAATTCCTGGACCGTTTGATCACCAGTGCACTTCCACGTGTACGTGATTTTAATGGTATTAAAGCAACCGGTTTTGACGGTAGAGGTAATTACAACCTTGGTGTTACAGAACAAATCATTTTCCCTGAGATCGATATCGACAAGGTGAACAGGATCAATGGAATGGACATCACCTTTGTTACCACTGCGCCAACAGATAAGGAAGCGAAATCATTATTAACGGAACTAGGTTTACCTTTTAAAAAGAATTAA
- the rpsC gene encoding 30S ribosomal protein S3, translated as MGQKTNPIGNRLGIIRGWESNWYGGNDYGDKLAEDDKIRKYIHARLSKASVSRVIIERTLKLITVTITTARPGIIIGKGGQEVDKLKEELKKITDKEVQINIFEIKRPELDAHLVASSVARQIENRISYRRAIKMAIAAAMRMNAEGIKIQISGRLNGAEMARSEAYKDGRIPLSTFRADIDYALVEAHTTYGRLGVKVWIMKGEVYGKRDLSPLTGMSKKQGGGKTGAGPARGGNNKARRRK; from the coding sequence ATGGGACAGAAAACAAATCCAATCGGGAATCGCCTTGGTATCATAAGAGGATGGGAGTCCAACTGGTACGGAGGAAATGACTACGGTGATAAACTTGCCGAAGACGATAAGATTAGAAAATACATCCATGCTCGTTTATCTAAAGCGAGTGTATCCAGGGTAATTATTGAGCGTACCCTTAAACTTATAACCGTTACTATCACCACTGCAAGACCTGGTATCATTATTGGGAAAGGCGGCCAGGAGGTAGATAAGTTAAAAGAAGAGCTTAAAAAAATTACCGATAAGGAAGTTCAAATTAACATCTTTGAGATCAAAAGACCTGAACTTGATGCCCACCTGGTAGCCAGCAGTGTTGCAAGACAAATTGAGAATCGTATCTCTTACCGTCGTGCAATAAAAATGGCAATCGCAGCTGCAATGAGAATGAATGCTGAAGGTATTAAGATCCAGATCTCTGGTAGGTTGAACGGTGCTGAAATGGCACGTAGTGAAGCTTACAAAGATGGAAGGATTCCCTTGTCAACTTTTAGAGCCGACATTGACTATGCTTTAGTTGAGGCACATACTACTTATGGTAGACTTGGTGTTAAAGTATGGATCATGAAAGGTGAGGTTTACGGTAAAAGAGATCTATCCCCGCTTACTGGTATGTCCAAGAAGCAAGGTGGTGGAAAAACAGGAGCCGGACCAGCACGAGGTGGTAACAACAAAGCCCGTCGTAGAAAGTAA
- the rplO gene encoding 50S ribosomal protein L15 has translation MDLSNLKPAEGSVQSNSKRVGRGEGSGKGGTSTRGHKGAKSRSGYSRKIGFEGGQMPLQRRVPKFGFTNRNRTVYQGINLDTLQSMVDDGKITDTVDMNVLIENGLVRKNELVKILGRGELKAKLKISVHKFTASAKEAIEAAGGEVVTL, from the coding sequence ATGGATTTAAGTAACTTAAAACCTGCAGAAGGTTCAGTTCAAAGTAACAGCAAGCGTGTAGGTAGAGGAGAAGGATCTGGTAAAGGAGGAACTTCTACCCGTGGACACAAGGGTGCTAAATCCCGTTCTGGTTACTCCAGGAAAATAGGATTTGAAGGTGGGCAAATGCCACTACAGCGCCGTGTGCCTAAGTTTGGTTTTACAAACAGGAACCGTACAGTATACCAGGGAATTAACCTGGATACACTTCAGTCTATGGTAGATGATGGAAAGATCACAGATACCGTGGATATGAATGTTCTTATTGAGAACGGTTTGGTGCGCAAAAACGAACTTGTAAAGATATTGGGAAGAGGAGAGTTAAAAGCAAAGTTGAAGATATCTGTTCATAAATTTACTGCCTCAGCAAAGGAAGCTATCGAAGCAGCCGGAGGTGAAGTTGTTACTTTATAA
- the rplN gene encoding 50S ribosomal protein L14: protein MVQQESRLRVADNTGAKEVLTIRVLGGTKRRYASVGDKIVVSVKEATPNGNIKKGAVSTAVVVRTKKEVRRPDGSYIRFDDNACVLLNPAGEMRGTRVFGPVARELRDKQFMKIVSLAPEVL from the coding sequence ATGGTACAACAAGAGTCTAGATTAAGAGTAGCAGACAATACCGGGGCAAAAGAAGTTTTGACCATAAGAGTATTGGGCGGTACAAAAAGAAGATACGCTTCTGTTGGGGACAAAATAGTTGTCAGCGTAAAAGAGGCTACACCTAATGGAAACATTAAAAAGGGTGCAGTTTCAACAGCAGTTGTAGTTCGTACCAAGAAGGAAGTGCGTAGACCAGACGGATCATATATTCGTTTTGATGACAACGCATGTGTTCTTTTGAATCCAGCTGGTGAAATGCGCGGTACCCGTGTATTTGGACCAGTGGCCAGAGAACTTCGTGATAAGCAATTCATGAAGATTGTATCATTAGCACCAGAAGTGCTTTAA
- the rpsN gene encoding 30S ribosomal protein S14 — protein MAKESMKAREVKRQELVKKYAEKRKALKEAGDYEALQKLPKNSSPVRLHNRCKLTGRPRGYMRQFGLSRVTFREMANQGLIPGIKKASW, from the coding sequence ATGGCTAAAGAATCAATGAAAGCCCGTGAGGTGAAGAGACAGGAACTTGTAAAAAAATATGCCGAGAAGCGTAAGGCCCTTAAAGAAGCCGGAGACTACGAAGCATTACAAAAACTTCCAAAGAACTCTTCTCCTGTACGTTTGCACAACCGTTGTAAATTAACTGGTAGGCCAAGAGGATATATGAGACAGTTTGGTCTTTCTCGTGTAACCTTTAGAGAAATGGCAAACCAGGGATTGATCCCCGGTATCAAAAAAGCTAGCTGGTAA
- the rplR gene encoding 50S ribosomal protein L18, which yields MAVSKQDRRNKIKKRIRKDITGTSSRPRLAVFRSNKEIYAQIVDDVEGKTLVAASSRDKDVTAAEGNKIEKAALVGKTLAERAKKAGIETISFDRGGYLYHGRVKSLADGAREGGLKF from the coding sequence ATGGCAGTTTCAAAACAAGATAGAAGAAATAAGATAAAGAAGAGAATCCGTAAGGACATTACCGGTACTTCAAGTCGTCCAAGATTGGCAGTTTTTCGCAGCAATAAAGAAATTTATGCGCAAATAGTTGACGATGTGGAAGGTAAGACTTTAGTAGCGGCCTCTTCAAGAGATAAAGACGTTACAGCAGCAGAGGGAAACAAGATCGAAAAAGCGGCTCTTGTTGGTAAAACTCTTGCTGAAAGAGCGAAAAAAGCCGGAATTGAGACCATCTCTTTTGACAGGGGAGGTTATCTTTATCACGGAAGAGTTAAATCATTGGCCGATGGTGCCCGTGAAGGAGGACTAAAATTCTAA
- the rplV gene encoding 50S ribosomal protein L22 has translation MGVRKREKAEQTKEAKKQIAFAKLNNCPTSPRKMRLVADLVRGEKVERALHILKFSSKDASRRLEKLLLSAIANWQAKNEDASIEDAELFVSEIRVDGGSMLKRLRPAPQGRAHRIRKRSNHVTLVLGANNNTQS, from the coding sequence ATGGGAGTTCGTAAAAGAGAAAAAGCAGAGCAAACAAAAGAAGCTAAAAAGCAAATAGCTTTTGCAAAACTGAATAACTGCCCTACTTCGCCAAGAAAAATGCGTTTAGTTGCAGATTTAGTTCGCGGTGAAAAAGTAGAAAGAGCGCTTCATATATTGAAATTCAGCTCAAAGGATGCTTCACGTAGATTGGAAAAGTTATTACTTTCTGCAATAGCAAACTGGCAGGCTAAGAATGAAGATGCCAGTATCGAAGATGCTGAGTTGTTTGTAAGTGAGATCCGTGTAGACGGAGGTAGCATGCTAAAGAGATTGCGTCCTGCACCACAGGGTCGCGCACACAGAATAAGAAAACGTTCCAACCACGTTACACTGGTTCTTGGAGCAAACAATAATACACAAAGCTAA
- the rplF gene encoding 50S ribosomal protein L6: MSRIGKNPITIPEGVTVDVKDGMVTVKGKLGELSQEFSDIDIKIEDGIITFERFSDKKDQKAKHGLYRALVNNMIEGVSKGWTKQLELVGVGYRASNQGNKLDLAIGFSHNIVIELAPEITVETVSDKGKNPIVKLSSYDKQLVGQVASKIRSFRAPEPYKGKGIKFVGEQLRRKAGKSA; the protein is encoded by the coding sequence ATGTCAAGAATAGGTAAAAACCCAATCACGATTCCAGAAGGTGTTACAGTAGACGTAAAAGACGGAATGGTGACGGTAAAAGGAAAATTAGGAGAATTATCTCAAGAATTTAGTGACATCGACATTAAAATTGAAGATGGAATTATTACTTTTGAGCGATTTTCAGATAAGAAGGACCAAAAAGCAAAACACGGTTTATACCGTGCATTGGTAAATAATATGATTGAAGGCGTGTCTAAAGGCTGGACAAAGCAACTTGAATTGGTGGGTGTAGGTTATCGTGCATCAAACCAGGGCAACAAACTTGACCTTGCTATTGGATTCTCTCACAATATTGTTATTGAACTGGCGCCAGAGATCACTGTTGAAACAGTTTCAGATAAAGGTAAGAACCCTATCGTGAAATTGTCTTCATATGATAAACAGCTGGTAGGCCAGGTAGCATCTAAAATTCGTTCCTTCCGTGCTCCAGAGCCTTACAAAGGAAAAGGAATTAAATTTGTTGGAGAACAATTAAGAAGAAAAGCAGGTAAATCAGCTTAA
- the rpmC gene encoding 50S ribosomal protein L29 — MKQSEVRELSVAELQEKLGETRKAYSDLKMAHAVSPLENPIQLRAVRRSIARLATELTKREQQ, encoded by the coding sequence ATGAAACAATCAGAAGTAAGAGAATTATCTGTAGCAGAATTGCAGGAAAAACTTGGTGAGACAAGGAAAGCATACTCAGATTTAAAAATGGCTCACGCAGTTTCGCCATTAGAGAACCCAATACAGCTTAGAGCTGTAAGAAGATCTATAGCGCGACTTGCTACAGAGTTAACTAAAAGAGAACAACAATAA
- the rplP gene encoding 50S ribosomal protein L16 has product MLQPKRTKYRKMQKGRMKGMSQRGHRLSNGTFGIKSLDSNFLTARQIEAARIAATRYMKREGSLWIKIFPDKPITKKPLEVRMGKGKGAVEYWAAVVKPGRILFEIGGVPYDVAKEALRLAAQKLPVKTKFIVARDYQA; this is encoded by the coding sequence ATGTTACAGCCTAAAAGAACAAAATATCGCAAAATGCAAAAGGGCCGTATGAAAGGCATGTCTCAAAGAGGACATAGACTTTCAAACGGTACATTTGGGATTAAGTCATTAGACTCAAATTTCCTTACTGCACGTCAAATTGAAGCAGCTCGTATCGCCGCTACCCGTTATATGAAGAGGGAAGGTTCACTCTGGATCAAAATTTTTCCGGACAAACCTATCACCAAAAAGCCTCTTGAAGTACGTATGGGTAAAGGTAAAGGTGCCGTTGAGTATTGGGCAGCAGTTGTAAAACCAGGAAGGATCCTTTTCGAAATAGGAGGGGTGCCTTATGATGTTGCAAAAGAGGCATTGCGTCTTGCAGCCCAGAAGCTTCCTGTAAAAACCAAGTTTATTGTAGCTAGAGATTATCAAGCTTAA
- the rpsE gene encoding 30S ribosomal protein S5 produces MYQDYKNVELVKPVGLELKDRLVGVQRVTKVTKGGRAFGFSAIVVVGDENGVVGQGLGKSKEVADAIAKAVEDAKKNLVRIPLHKGTLPHEQKGKYGGARVMLLPAAAGTGIIAGGAIRAVLESVGVHDVLSKNQGSSNPHNVVKATFDALLQLRSAQTVAKQRGVTLDKVFKG; encoded by the coding sequence ATGTATCAAGATTATAAAAATGTAGAACTTGTAAAGCCGGTTGGTCTTGAATTAAAGGACCGTCTGGTTGGAGTACAACGTGTTACAAAAGTTACAAAAGGTGGTAGAGCATTTGGTTTCTCTGCAATTGTAGTTGTAGGAGACGAGAATGGCGTTGTTGGCCAGGGCTTAGGTAAATCTAAAGAGGTTGCCGATGCTATTGCCAAAGCCGTTGAAGATGCTAAGAAGAATTTGGTTAGAATTCCTTTGCATAAGGGAACACTGCCTCACGAGCAAAAAGGTAAATACGGTGGAGCCAGAGTAATGTTACTTCCGGCTGCAGCTGGTACCGGGATCATTGCCGGTGGAGCTATTCGTGCCGTACTGGAATCTGTAGGAGTACATGATGTACTTTCTAAGAACCAGGGATCTTCAAATCCGCACAACGTGGTAAAAGCTACTTTTGATGCTTTGCTTCAATTGAGAAGTGCTCAAACTGTAGCCAAGCAACGTGGAGTAACATTGGATAAAGTATTTAAAGGTTAA
- the rplX gene encoding 50S ribosomal protein L24, translating into MTKLKIKSGDTVRVIAGDHKGQEGKIQKILIDKNKAIVEGVNMVSKHEKPSASNPQGGIVKKEAAVHISNLSLIDKKGDTTRVGYRTEDGKKVRFSKKSNEVI; encoded by the coding sequence ATGACAAAGCTTAAAATAAAATCTGGAGATACCGTAAGAGTTATCGCTGGAGATCACAAAGGGCAGGAAGGAAAAATTCAAAAGATCCTTATTGATAAGAATAAAGCAATCGTGGAAGGGGTGAATATGGTTTCCAAGCATGAGAAGCCAAGTGCATCAAATCCACAGGGAGGAATAGTGAAGAAGGAAGCTGCTGTTCATATTTCCAATTTGTCTCTTATAGACAAGAAAGGAGATACTACACGTGTAGGTTATAGAACAGAGGACGGGAAGAAAGTAAGATTTTCCAAAAAATCCAATGAAGTAATTTAG
- the rpsQ gene encoding 30S ribosomal protein S17 yields the protein MEKRNLRKERIGVVTSNKMQKSIVVAEVKKVKHPMYGKFVLKTKKYVAHDETNDCNIGDTVKIMETRPLSKSKCWRLVEIIERAK from the coding sequence ATGGAAAAAAGAAATTTAAGAAAAGAACGTATAGGTGTAGTTACCAGTAACAAAATGCAGAAATCCATAGTGGTTGCTGAAGTAAAAAAGGTAAAACACCCCATGTATGGGAAATTCGTTTTGAAAACGAAGAAATATGTGGCACACGACGAGACAAATGACTGCAACATTGGAGATACAGTGAAAATAATGGAGACTCGTCCATTAAGCAAGTCCAAATGTTGGAGATTAGTAGAAATAATTGAAAGAGCAAAATAA
- the rpsS gene encoding 30S ribosomal protein S19, producing the protein MARSLKKGPFVHYKLDKKVSDNVESGKKAVIKTWSRASMITPDFVGQTIAVHNGKQFVPVYITENMVGHKLGEFSPTRSFRGHAGAKNKGKR; encoded by the coding sequence ATGGCACGTTCATTAAAAAAAGGACCTTTCGTACATTATAAATTAGACAAAAAGGTTTCCGATAATGTGGAATCTGGGAAAAAAGCGGTTATTAAGACCTGGTCAAGGGCTTCTATGATCACTCCAGATTTTGTAGGGCAAACAATTGCCGTTCATAATGGAAAACAATTTGTTCCTGTTTATATCACCGAGAATATGGTAGGTCATAAGTTAGGAGAATTTTCACCAACAAGATCCTTTAGAGGGCACGCTGGTGCGAAAAATAAAGGTAAAAGATAA
- the rpsH gene encoding 30S ribosomal protein S8, with amino-acid sequence MTTDPIADYLTRIRNAVAASHRVVEIPASNLKKEMTKILFDQGYILSYKFEDNTAQGTIKIALKYDKLTKEPVIKKIQRISKPGLRKYSGANELPRILNGLGIAIVSTSHGVMTGKQARAEKVGGEVLCYVY; translated from the coding sequence ATGACTACAGATCCTATTGCAGATTATTTAACAAGAATTAGAAATGCGGTTGCTGCAAGCCACAGAGTGGTTGAGATACCAGCTTCTAATCTTAAAAAGGAGATGACGAAAATATTATTCGATCAGGGATATATTCTTAGTTACAAGTTTGAAGACAATACCGCTCAAGGTACTATCAAGATAGCTCTTAAGTATGATAAGCTTACTAAAGAGCCGGTAATAAAGAAAATTCAACGAATAAGTAAACCAGGTTTACGTAAGTATTCCGGTGCAAATGAACTTCCACGTATCTTAAACGGGCTTGGAATTGCTATCGTATCTACCTCTCACGGGGTGATGACAGGTAAGCAGGCAAGAGCTGAAAAAGTTGGTGGAGAAGTTTTATGCTACGTTTACTAA
- the rpmD gene encoding 50S ribosomal protein L30, whose translation MGKIKVTQVKSAIKRTQNQKRTLEALGLKKLNQVVEHDNTPNILGMVNKVKHLVSVEETK comes from the coding sequence ATGGGAAAGATAAAAGTTACACAGGTAAAGAGCGCTATTAAGCGTACTCAAAACCAGAAACGTACTTTGGAAGCTCTTGGTCTTAAGAAATTAAACCAGGTAGTGGAGCACGACAACACGCCAAACATCCTTGGTATGGTAAATAAAGTTAAACACTTGGTTTCTGTAGAGGAAACAAAATAA